A genomic region of Sarcophilus harrisii chromosome 6, mSarHar1.11, whole genome shotgun sequence contains the following coding sequences:
- the LOC100928231 gene encoding flocculation protein FLO11-like isoform X4: protein MNSNIMEAKPRPKEKMKRFLNPRRKGKLKMMAAPHKCQDFVPSLLKGKPKMMGVLQILIGLIITSFGAFLFSNTNKIGLPKSSIPRFFITRYPFWTGACYTITGVFTILNVVKYESQDHMSLYMDVLSAMVSASGIGVLFYSLSVHQFLQCVRPSAGSICIMSEILLHGILSVLLILIIIQFSIAAIVLVLKCKRTGESSADEACSTSLREPRQAVTSWKNVYFRSSEVKEPKQTENVENQLQIQIEKNPSDKNEEKKSVSLIRGYTFFKLRALGSPVTRPPPSSTPPPPTPPPPPPPPPPPPSPKVPEEKLQKQRCPTPASPSESLQISYFSDPSSSSALTQGSSFLEPCSIDKSVQVSSYSDLSSGGELTEFPPSSSTSSVSESTKCLSTSSSEDANICPKLPSVSISVQFPSVSCTTSREFVGAKRSSIRFGTKSVQCPPISGTTTPTETDNEDFLTKCLQLPNVSYTISSTDALDTSDHFALTKSVQFPSVSCTNTSIECIDASDFALTKSVQFPSLSCMATSTEDESSGLLSRTKSVQCPSESGIATSKLTKAMQFPSNSCMVTTEDSTPPGLLVLSKSIQFPPFSSRTTSPEIIDAAPSGQLVLSKSVQFPSTSGTITPTESFPPSHFSSLRPTMIDATPFSSWDHSSTLKSPPLSLPSTRRATPEATESVPPSHFSSMRQSVLDTTAYGSLDLTTSVLSPPPSVPATRRATPEATESLPPSHFSSMHQTMIDATPYGSLDITTSVKSPPPSEPATRRATPEVTETIVPSHFGSVHQSMIAATPYSSFDRTTSMKSPPPSVPATQRATPEPTESLPPSSHFGSVRQSMLAAMPFGSLDVTTSVKSPPSSVPGMAMLTEVPENQSLEDTTGLLELNKAIQFPSLSSRGTLGEVPESLPPSHFSSMRPPMIDATPYGSLDLTLKSPLSSVPVTRRTTPEATESLPPSHFSSMRQSMVPATPFGSLDRTVKSPPPSVPATRRATPEPTESLPPSHFSSMRQSMVPAIPFGSLDRTTSLKSPPPSEPATRRATPEATESLPPSHFGSVRQSMIAATPFGSLDLTTSVKSPPSSVPGTRRATPEIPENQAMEDAPLSALTKSVQFPSISGMAMPTEVPENQPGEDTTPAGILALTKGIQFPSISSRGTSAEIPESLPPSHYSSMRPTMIDTTSYSSFDRTTSVKSLPPSVPAIRRATPEPTETIVPSHFGSIRQSMVPATPYMSFDRTSSVKSPPPSVPATRRATPEPTESLPPSHFSSMRQSMVPATPYMSFDRTVKSPPPSVPATRRATPEPTESLPPSHFSSMRQSMLPATPFGSLDRTVKSPPPSVPATRRATPEPTESLSPSHFGSVRQSMIAAMPFGSLDVTTSVKSPPSSVPGTRRATPEIPENQAMEDAALADLLALTKSVQFPSISGTAMPTEVPENQPVEDTIPASLLALTKGIQFPSISSRGASAEIPEILPPSHYSSMRQSMIDATPYSSFDRTASVKSPLSSVPATRRVTPEVTENFLPTHFGSVRQSMIAATPYSSFDRTSSVKSPPPSIPATRRATPEPTESLPPSHFGSVRQSMIDATPYSSFDRTISVKSPPPSIPATRRATPEATESLPPSHFGSVRQSMIAATPFGSLDLTTSVKSPPSSVPGTRRATPDIPEDQVLEDAALADILALTKSVQFPSISGMAMPTEIPENQPLEDTTGILALSKGIQFPSISSRAASEIPESLPSSNFSSVRQSVVDATPYGLLNLITSVNSPSSSVPATRRTTAAVSENLPPSHFGSMRQSMIDATPFGSLDLSRSVKSPLSSVPATRRATPEVTENFPPSHFGSMRQTMADTTHFGPVDLIIAVQSPSASVLTTQGSIATEVPENQFMEDSILSGRRALTKAIQFPSISGPATPIEVSENQSTEDVTLSGPLVRSKSVQFPSISGTATPTEVPENHLLSNFSSIPQSMEDATPFDLFNVTSSVQSPRSSVPVPRRSTPTEFRENRHLSTFGPATSTDISGNPPPSNFSPMTQSMEDATPSSPRLLTKSVQFPSVSGLAASTEDSGNPPPSNARLSQQKSQEILLHPI, encoded by the exons ATGAATTCCAACATCATGGAGGCAAAGCCAAGGcccaaagaaaagatgaagaggtTTCTAAATCCTCGCCGTAAAGGGAAGCTAAAAATGATGGCAGCTCCTCACAAATGTCAAGATTTTGTGCCAAGTTTGCTTAAAGGGAAGCCAAAGATGATGGGG GTTCTCCAGATCCTGATAGGTCTAATCATCACTTCATTTggagcttttttattttccaataccAACAAAATTGGCCTTCCAAAGTCAAGTATCCCTCGTTTCTTTATCACCAGGTATCCATTCTGGACAGGAGCATGT TATACCATTACAGGAGTCTTTACCATTCTTAATGTTGTGAAATATGAAAGTCAG GATCACATGAGTCTTTACATGGATGTTCTCAGTGCCATGGTCTCTGCATCTGGGATTGGCGTCCTCTTCTACAGCTTATCTGTCCATCAGTTTCTCCAATGTGTTCGCCCTTCAGCAGGCAGCATATGTATCATGAGTGAAATCCTTCTTCAT GGTATCCTGTCTGTCTTGCTGATCCTAATCATCATCCAATTCTCCATTGCTGCAATAGTCTTAGTCTTGAAGTGTAAAAGAACAGGGGAAAGCTCTGCAGATGAGGCATGTTCCACATCACTGAGAGAACCAAGACAGGCTGTGACATCTTGGAAG AATGTGTATTTCCGGTCTTCTGAAGTCAAGGAGCCCAAACAAACTGAGAATGTGGAAAACCAGTTGCAGATCCAGATTGAGAAAAATCCTTctgacaaaaatgaagaaaaaaaatcagtctccCTAATTAGGGGCTACACTTTCTTTAAACTAAGAGCTTTAGGAAGTCCTGTAACCCGCCCACCTCCTTCCTCTACCCCTCCTCCCCCAACacctcctccaccccctcccccaccaccTCCACCACCTTCCCCAAAAGTACCAGAAGAAAAGCTTCAAAAACAACGGTGCCCTACTCCAGCTTCTCCAAGTGAATCCTTGcaaatttcatatttctctgaCCCAAGTTCATCAAGTGCATTGACACAAGGATCATCTTTCTTAGAACCATGCTCAATAGACAAATCTGTGCAAGTTTCCTCATATTCAGATCTAAGTTCAGGAGGAGAACTGACAGAATTTCCTCCTTCATCCAGCACAAGTTCAGTTAGTGAATCCACAAAATGTCTCTCTACCTCCAGCTCAGAAGATGCCAATATTTGTCCCAAACTACCATCAGTGAGCATATCTGTGCAATTTCCTTCTGTCTCATGCACTACATCAAGAGAATTTGTAGGTGCCAAACGTTCAAGCATCCGTTTTGGGACCAAATCTGTGCAATGTCCTCCTATCTCAGGTACAACTACCCCAACAGAAACAGACAATGAAGATTTCCTGACCAAATGTTTGCAACTTCCTAATGTCTCATACACAATTTCTTCAACAGATGCTTTGGATACTTCAGATCATTTTGCACTGACCAAATCTGTACAATTTCCCTCTGTCTCATGCACAAATACATCAATAGAATGCATAGATGCATCTGACTTTGCACTGACCAAATCTGTGCAATTCCCTTCTCTATCATGCATGGCTACATCAACAGAAGATGAATCTTCAGGCCTCCTATCACGGACAAAATCTGTGCAATGTCCTTCTGAATCAGGCATAGCTACATCAAAACTGACCAAGGCTATGCAATTTCCTTCTAACTCGTGCATGGTTACAACAGAAGACAGCACACCTCCAGGCCTACTTGTACTAAGCAAGTCTATacaatttcctcccttctcaagCAGAACTACATCACCAGAAATCATAGATGCCGCACCTTCAGGCCAACTTGTACTGTCCAAATCTGTGCAATTCCCTTCTACCTCAGGCACAATTACACCAACAGAAAGTTTTCCTCCATCCCATTTCAGTTCACTGCGTCCAACTATGATAGATGCCACACCTTTCAGCTCATGGGACCATTCTTCAACTCTGAAATCTCCACCTCTCTCGCTCCCATCTACACGGAGGGCTACACCAGAAGCCACAGAAAGTGTTCCTCCATCCCATTTCAGTTCAATGCGTCAATCTGTACTAGATACCACAGCTTACGGCTCACTTGACCTAACTACATCTGTGTTATCTCCACCTCCCTCGGTTCCAGCTACACGAAGGGCTACACCAGAAGCCACAGAAAGTCTTCCTCCATCCCATTTCAGTTCAATGCATCAAACTATGATAGATGCTACACCTTATGGTTCACTTGATATAACTACATCTGTGAAATCTCCACCTCCCTCAGAGCCAGCTACACGAAGGGCCACACCAGAAGTCACAGAAACTATTGTACCATCCCATTTTGGTTCAGTGCATCAATCTATGATAGCTGCCACACCTTATAGCTCATTTGACCGAACTACATCTATGAAATCTCCACCTCCCTCGGTTCCAGCTACACAAAGAGCTACACCAGAACCCACAGAAAGTCTTCCACCATCATCCCATTTTGGCTCAGTGCGTCAATCTATGCTAGCTGCCATGCCTTTTGGCTCACTTGATGTGACTACATCTGTGAAATCTCCACCTTCCTCGGTTCCAG GCATGGCTATGCTAACCGAAGTCCCAGAAAATCAATCTCTGGAAGACACCACGGGCCTACTTGAGCTGAACAAAGCTAtacaatttccttctctctcaagCAGAGGCACATTAGGAGAAGTTCCAGAAAGTCTTCCACCATCCCATTTCAGTTCAATGCGTCCACCTATGATAGATGCCACACCTTATGGTTCACTTGACTTAACTCTGAAATCTCCACTTTCCTCTGTCCCAGTTACTCGAAGGACTACACCAGAAGCCACAGAAAGTCTTCCACCATCCCATTTCAGTTCAATGCGTCAATCTATGGTACCTGCCACACCTTTCGGGTCACTTGATCGAACTGTGAAATCTCCACCTCCCTCAGTCCCGGCTACACGAAGGGCTACACCAGAACCCACAGAAAGTCTTCCACCATCCCATTTCAGTTCAATGCGTCAATCTATGGTACCTGCCATACCTTTTGGCTCACTTGACCGAACTACATCTCTGAAATCTCCACCTCCCTCAGAGCCAGCTACACGAAGGGCCACACCAGAAGCCACAGAAAGTCTTCCACCATCCCATTTTGGTTCAGTGCGCCAATCTATGATAGCTGCCACGCCTTTTGGCTCACTTGACCTAACTACATCTGTGAAATCTCCACCTTCCTCAGTCCCAGGTACACGTAGGGCTACACCAGAAATTCCAGAAAATCAAGCCATGGAAGATGCCCCACTTTCAGCACTCACTAAATCTGTTCAATTCCCTTCTATTTCAGGCATGGCTATGCCAACAGAAGTCCCAGAAAATCAGCCTGGGGAAGATACCACACCTGCAGGCATACTTGCGCTAACCAAGGGTATACAATTTCCTTCTATATCAAGCAGAGGTACATCAGCCGAAATCCCAGAGAGTCTTCCACCATCCCATTATAGTTCAATGCGTCCAACTATGATAGATACCACATCTTATAGCTCATTTGACCGAACTACATCTGTGAAATCTCTACCTCCCTCAGTCCCAGCTATACGGAGGGCCACACCAGAACCCACAGAAACTATTGTACCATCCCATTTTGGTTCAATACGTCAATCTATGGTACCTGCCACACCTTATATGTCATTTGATCGAACGTCATCTGTGAAATCTCCACCTCCTTCAGTCCCAGCTACACGAAGAGCTACACCAGAACCCACAGAAAGTCTTCCACCATCTCATTTCAGTTCAATGCGTCAATCTATGGTACCTGCCACACCTTATATGTCATTTGATCGAACTGTGAAATCTCCACCTCCCTCGGTTCCAGCTACACGAAGAGCTACACCAGAACCCACAGAAAGTCTTCCTCCATCCCATTTCAGTTCAATGCGTCAATCTATGCTACCTGCCACACCTTTTGGCTCACTTGATCGAACTGTGAAATCTCCACCTCCCTCAGTCCCGGCTACACGAAGGGCTACACCAGAACCCACAGAAAGTCTTTCACCATCCCATTTCGGTTCAGTGCGTCAGTCTATGATAGCTGCCATGCCTTTTGGCTCACTTGATGTGACTACATCTGTGAAATCTCCACCTTCCTCAGTCCCAGGTACACGTAGGGCTACACCAGAAATTCCAGAAAATCAAGCCATGGAAGATGCCGCACTTGCAGACCTTCTTGCACTGACTAAATCTGTTCAATTTCCTTCTATCTCAGGCACAGCTATGCCCACAGAAGTCCCAGAAAATCAGCCTGTGGAAGATACCATACCTGCAAGCCTACTTGCGCTGACCAAGGGTATACAATTTCCTTCTATATCAAGCAGAGGTGCATCAGCCGAAATCCCAGAGATTCTTCCACCATCCCATTATAGTTCAATGCGTCAATCTATGATAGATGCCACACCTTATAGCTCATTTGACCGAACTGCATCTGTGAAATCTCCACTTTCCTCTGTCCCAGCTACACGAAGAGTCACACCAGAAGTCACAGAAAATTTTCTTCCAACCCATTTTGGTTCAGTGCGTCAGTCTATGATAGCTGCCACACCTTATAGCTCATTTGATCGAACTTCATCTGTGAAATCTCCACCTCCCTCAATCCCAGCTACACGAAGAGCTACACCAGAACCCACAGAAAGTCTTCCTCCATCCCATTTCGGTTCAGTGCGTCAATCTATGATAGATGCCACACCTTATAGCTCATTTGACCGAACTATATCTGTGAAATCTCCACCTCCCTCAATCCCAGCTACACGAAGGGCTACACCAGAAGCCACAGAAAGTCTTCCTCCATCCCATTTCGGTTCAGTACGTCAATCTATGATAGCTGCCACGCCTTTTGGCTCACTTGACCTAACTACATCTGTGAAATCTCCACCTTCCTCGGTCCCAGGTACACGTAGGGCCACACCAGATATTCCAGAAGATCAAGTCCTGGAAGATGCCGCACTTGCAGACATTCTTGCACTGACTAAATCTGTTCAATTTCCTTCTATCTCAGGGATGGCTATGCCCACAGAAATCCCAGAAAATCAACCTCTGGAAGATACAACGGGCATACTTGCCCTAAGTAAGGGTATACAATTTCCTTCCATATCAAGCAGAGCTGCATCCGAAATCCCAGAAAGTCTTCCATCATCCAATTTCAGTTCAGTGCGTCAATCAGTGGTAGATGCCACACCTTATGGCTTACTTAACCTGATTACATCTGTGAACTCTCCATCTTCCTCTGTCCCAGCTACACGAAGAACTACAGCAGCAGTCTCAGAAAATCTTCCACCATCCCATTTTGGTTCAATGCGTCAATCTATGATAGATGCCACACCTTTTGGTTCACTTGACCTATCTAGATCTGTGAAATCTCCACTTTCCTCTGTCCCAGCTACACGAAGGGCTACACCAGAAGTCACAGAAAATTTTCCTCCATCCCATTTTGGTTCAATGCGTCAAACTATGGCAGATACCACACATTTTGGTCCAGTTGACCTAATAATAGCAGTGCAATCTCCATCTGCATCTGTCCTAACTACACAAGGGTCTATAGCAACTGAAGTCCCAGAAAATCAATTCATGGAAGATTCCATACTTTCAGGCCGCCGTGCATTGACCAAAGCTATTCAATTTCCTTCCATCTCAGGCCCAGCTACACCAATAGAAGTCTCAGAAAATCAATCCACTGAAGATGTCACACTTTCAGGCCCTCTTGTACGGTCCAAATCTGTGCAATTTCCTTCTATCTCAGGCACAGCTACACCTACAGAAGTCCCAGAAAATCATCTTCTATCCAATTTCAGTTCAATACCACAATCTATGGAAGATGCCACACCTTTTGACTTATTTAACGTGACTTCATCTGTGCAATCTCCACGTTCTTCTGTCCCAGTTCCACGAAGATCTACACCAACAGAATTCAGAGAAAATCGTCATCTATCCACTTTCG GCCCGGCTACCTCAACAGACATCTCAGGAAACCCTCCTCCATCCAATTTCAGTCCAATGACTCAATCTATGGAAGATGCCACTCCTTCAAGTCCACGTTTGCTGACCAAATCTGTGCAATTTCCTTCTGTCTCAGGCTTGGCTGCCTCAACAGAAGATTCAGGAAATCCTCCTCCATCCAAT GCCCGGCTATCTCAACAGAAGTCTCAGGAAATCCTCCTCCATCCAATTTAA